A window of the Gossypium arboreum isolate Shixiya-1 chromosome 2, ASM2569848v2, whole genome shotgun sequence genome harbors these coding sequences:
- the LOC108463372 gene encoding uncharacterized protein LOC108463372 gives MWWMMNEGGGHYCSKKTDDICGDVCGQESSRLSLSRIRCILRGIDLKTYIFLFILVPTCIFGIYIHGQKISYFLRPIWESPPKPFHDIPHYFHENVSMEALCELHGWRIREFPRRVYDAVLFSNEVDILTIRWKELYPYITHFVLLESNSTFTGIPKPMVFASHRDQFKFIEPRLTYGTIGGRFKKGENPFVEEALQRVALDYLLKMAGISDDDLLIMSDVDEIPSRHTINLLRWCDDIPQVLHLRLKNYLYSFEFLVDNNSWRASVHRYQTGKTRYAHYRQTDEILADAGWHCSFCFRHISEFIFKMKAYSHNDRVRFSHYLNPKRVQRVICKGADLFDMLPEEYTFKDIIGKMGPIPHSFSAVHLPSYLLENADKYKFLLPGNCLRENE, from the exons atgtggTGGATGATGAATGAAGGAGGAGGCCATTATTGTTCTAAAAAAACTGATGACATCTGTGGTGATGTTTGTGGTCAG GAATCAAGCCGGCTGAGCTTGTCTAGAATCCGCTGCATACTGCGTGGCATTGATTTGAAAACTtatatatttctatttatacTGGTTCCAACCTGCATATTCGGTATATATATTCATGGGCAGAAGATTTCATACTTCCTGCGCCCGATATGGGAATCGCCACCCAAACCATTCCATGATATACCACATTATTTTCATGAGAATGTATCAATGGAGGCGCTCTGCGAACTTCATGGTTGGAGAATTCGTGAATTTCCAAGACGGGTTTATGATGCTGTGTTGTTTAGTAATGAAGTGGATATCCTTACCATACGATGGAAAGAGTTGTACCCTTACATAAcgcattttgttcttcttgagtCTAATTCAACATTTACGGGGATTCCAAAGCCTATGGTTTTTGCTAGCCATCGAGATCAGTTCAAATTTATTGAGCCCCGGTTGACTTATGGAACAATTGGAGGAAGGTTTAAGAAAGGAGAAAACCCATTTGTTGAAGAGGCTTTGCAGCGAGTAGCATTAGACTACCTTCTCAAAATGGCAGGAATTTCTGATGATGACTTGTTGATAATGTCAGATGTTGATGAAATACCAAGCAGGCATACTATCAACCTCCTGAGGTGGTGTGATGACATACCTCAAGTTCTTCATCTTCGGCTGAAGaattatctttattcttttgagtttCTTGTAGATAATAACAGCTGGAGAGCATCTGTCCATAGGTATCAGACGGGTAAAACAAGGTATGCACATTATCGCCAAACAGACGAGATTTTGGCAGATGCTGGATGGCACTGCAGTTTTTGTTTCCGCCACATCAGTGAGTTCATATTTAAGATGAAAGCTTACAGCCATAATGATAGAGTGAGGTTCTCTCATTATTTGAACCCAAAGAGAGTTCAGAGAGTTATTTGCAAGGGTGCCGATCTGTTTGACATGCTCCCGGAGGAGTACACATTCAAGGATATAATTGGGAAAATGGGACCTATTCCTCATTCCTTCTCAGCTGTTCATCTTCCATCATATCTTCTAGAGAATGCAGATAAATATAAATTTCTTTTACCTGGAAATTGTTTGCGAGAAAATGAGTGA